A genomic window from Triticum urartu cultivar G1812 chromosome 7, Tu2.1, whole genome shotgun sequence includes:
- the LOC125525504 gene encoding E3 ubiquitin-protein ligase UPL5-like: MDPNVVAISQESNSSSDAIRLTVQSIDGKKTVVVAGPQDTLGEVLGRFVDVGPRRRSDLHAVHECRNLHLEAKINELDLPRGATLHLTRYPDAWSLASQIAAAATTDMDVSNETAELFKRFIHDGEVQIDPLARHLGLPNCSPWTDFEHVTKMLYTRDIVLLVKKFLASAKATNERQAGTAVEYLDVLLRSGVIGVLVRLYSSGSMLHHLRANSAIICLLYPEISGILPRLEVCFLPLWLELCRLIPAASGKGRSDPLYEKCRHRLAAVLSLFERTPSLRMPKMPQEWLIERLIPIAKDATDVIIRYMAAGWAAPDDKLFVFRVLFALVCYFRRREVYAQRKDGPVGAVLSRTAMSLLISVNAFMTRLEGASPSKEQQQQDATHNILPGLATLEQHQQDTVDSIWVVLGQLDMWSVTDCHLAGAIRATCTAHAACLNALVLGTSADRSRCKDIGRIVVKHKDLLGFEVRMHFARAMLPEMDATSSAFMLFDDEPHALEMLIDRSQLLPDSFRYVSEVASHVLHGRLFVEFLDEEALGEGVAREWISLVCRALFDPRHGLFSPCPRDQQRFFLNPASGADPLQLKYFDFAGRMIGLALMHNVPVGVRFDRTLFFQLAGRLLTLDDIADADPSTHASCKKILEMDPDLVDSDALGLTFAREVGVFGSGEVIELLPGGRDIAVDSKNRGQYIELLIQSLFMASTKDQLTHFAKGFSYMLVKPELRKLFFLSLHLKDLDSMLGGRIGAIDVQEWKEYTRYEGGFTQQDDQINWFWKAVASMMIEEQRRLLFFWTSVEYLPFDGFRGLHLGSGLVISKASLKTSEHLPSSSTCFYRLNMPVYTSFSMTLSRLQKITQEHVSNSFGEI, translated from the exons ATGGATCCCAATGTCGTCGCTATCTCTCAAGAGTCAAACTCCTCATCTGACGCCATCCGGCTCACGGTACAGAGCATCGACGGCAAGAAGACCGTGGTCGTGGCGGGTCCACAGGACACTTTAGGCGAGGTGCTCGGTCGCTTCGTGGACGTGGGACCCAGGAGAAGAAGCGACCTCCACGCCGTGCACGAGTGTCGGAACCTCCACCTCGAGGCGAAAATCAACGAGCTTGACCTCCCGCGCGGCGCCACTTTGCACTTAACCCGATATCCCGACGCATGGAGCCTCGCATCTCAGATTGCCGCGGCGGCCACAACTGACATGGACGTCTCTAACGAAACTGCCGAGTTGTTCAAGAGGTTCATACATGACGGTGAAGTCCAAATTGATCCACTGGCGCGGCATCTTGGTCTACCCAACTGCTCACCGTGGACCGACTTTGAGCATGTCACCAAGATGCTTTACACCAGGGACATCGTCCTGCTCGTCAAGAAGTTCCTCGCAAGCGCCAAAGCTACCAACGAGAGACAAGCAGGGACGGCCGTGGAGTACCTCGACGTCCTCCTCCGCAGCGGTGTCATCGGGGTTCTGGTCCGCCTCTACTCCTCCGGCTCTATGCTGCATCACTTGAGAGCCAATTCGGCGATCATCTGCCTCCTGTATCCGGAGATAAGCGGCATACTCCCTCGCCTTGAGGTGTGCTTTCTCCCACTCTGGTTGGAGTTGTGTCGGTTGATACCCGCCGCCTCCGGCAAAGGCAGAAGCGACCCGCTCTATGAGAAGTGTAGGCACAGGCTGGCGGCGGTGCTCTCTTTGTTCGAGCGGACGCCGTCGCTACGCATGCCGAAGATGCCTCAAGAGTGGTTGATCGAGCGGTTAATACCAATTGCCAAAGATGCGACGGACGTGATCATTCGCTACATGGCAGCAGGGTGGGCGGCCCCGGATGATAAGCTCTTTGTGTTCAGAGTATTGTTTGCACTGGTGTGCTACTTCCGGCGCCGGGAGGTTTACGCACAGCGCAAGGACGGTCCTGTGGGAGCGGTGCTGTCCCGGACGGCGATGTCCCTGCTGATTTCGGTCAATGCATTCATGACGAGGTTGGAGGGAGCCTCGCCGTCGAAGGAGCAACAGCAGCAGGACGCGACTCACAACATCTTGCCGGGTTTGGCGACCTTGGAGCAGCACCAGCAGGATACGGTTGACAGCATCTGGGTGGTGCTAGGCCAACTGGATATGTGGTCCGTGACGGACTGCCACTTGGCCGGCGCCATCCGGGCCACCTGCACGGCGCACGCGGCGTGCCTGAATGCGCTCGTGCTCGGCACCAGCGCCGACAGGAGCCGGTGCAAGGACATCGGCCGGATTGTCGTCAAGCACAAGGACCTCCTCGGGTTCGAGGTGCGGATGCATTTCGCCAGAGCGATGCTGCCGGAAATGGACGCAACGTCGTCGGCGTTCATGCTGTTTGACGATGAGCCTCATGCGCTCGAGATGCTCATTGATCGGTCGCAGCTGCTGCCCGACTCCTTCAGATATGTCTCCGAGGTAGCGAGCCACGTGCTCCATGGCCGCCTGTTCGTGGAGTTCCTGGACGAGGAGGCCCTTGGCGAGGGGGTAGCAAGGGAGTGGATCTCCCTGGTGTGTCGCGCGTTGTTCGACCCGCGGCACGGCCTCTTCTCGCCCTGTCCGCGTGACCAGCAAAGGTTCTTCCTGAATCCAG CATCTGGAGCGGATCCACTGCAGCTGAAGTACTTCGATTTTGCGGGACGGATGATCGGACTGGCCCTGATGCACAATGTCCCGGTGGGGGTTCGGTTTGACCGGACGCTCTTCTTTCAGCTAGCCGGGAGGCTTCTCACCCTGGATGACATTGCAGACGCAGACCCAAGCACGCATGCAAGCTGCAAGAAAATCCTAGAGATGGATCCTGATCTCGTCGATTCAGACGCGCTGGGTCTCACATTTGCGAGGGAAGTTGGGGTATTTGGCTCAGGGGAGGTCATCGAGCTCCTTCCGGGAGGGAGAGATATCGCTGTCGATAGCAAGAACAGAGGCCAGTACATCGAGCTGTTGATCCAAAGTCTCTTCATGGCCAGCACCAAAGATCAACTAACTCATTTCGCTAAGGGGTTTTCCTACATGCTCGTAAAGCCGGAGTTGCGGAAACTTTTCTTCCTGAGCTTGCATTTGAAAGATCTTGACAGTATGCTGGGCGGGCGCATCGGCGCCATTGATGTGCAGGAATGGAAAGAATATACCAGATATGAGGGGGGGTTCACCCAACAAGATGATCAGATCAACTGGTTCTGGAAG GCCGTGGCGAGCATGATGATTGAAGAGCAGAGACGATTGCTCTTCTTCTGGACCTCTGTCGAGTATTTGCCATTTGACGGTTTCCGTGGGCTACACCTAGGTAGTGGTCTAGTCATATCTAAAGCATCATTGAAGACCTCGGAGCATCTCCCTTCATCGTCCACCTGCTTTTACCGACTGAACATGCCAGTGTATACCTCCTTCTCCATGACGTTGAGTCGACTACAGAAGATCACCCAGGAGCATGTGAGCAACAGCTTTGGTGAGATCTAA